Within the Chryseobacterium geocarposphaerae genome, the region ATATTCATCATTTCGGAAATCAGATTGTTGATTTTCTTAGAATGAATGATAATTTCGGCTGCCATATTGAAATATCTGATGAATCTGAAGAACTGTTAGAAACCGGGGGCGGGTTGGTTTTTGCAAGAAAATTCCTGGATCATGGAGAAGATTTTCTGATCATGAATGCGGATATTTTAACCAACATCAATATCGATGCACTGGTGACTTACCATAAAAAGATAAAAGATTTTGCTACTTTAGCAGTTTCAGATCGGGAAAGCTCCAGAAAATTGCTTTTTAATGATGAAATGGTATTAAGAGGATGGCTTAATGTGCAAACCGGAGAACAAAGGCTCGCTGAATTTAATAAAGGGTTTAAGGCATTAGCTTTTAGTGGCGTTCATTGTATAAACCCAAGCATTTTTGATAAAATAAAAAGAACCGGCAAATTTTCTGTAATGGAAGAGTATTTGGATCTTATGCATACGGAGCATATACATGGCTTTTTGCATGACAGCCTTTTGATTGATGTGGGAAGACCCGAATCCGTAACAGAAGCCGAAAAACATTTTAAATAATTGCCATGGAAATGAATGAAAGAGATGAAAGTCTGGTAAATCTGGAATTTGATATTAATGAAACTAAATTACACAACAGTTTAAAACAAAAAAAATGGGATGAAACCATTACGAAAGACAGCTGGATGGTCTTTAAAGTAATGGCTGAATTTGTAGACGGCTACGAAAAACTGGCTAAAATAGGACCTTGTGTATCTATCTTTGGTTCGGCAAGATTAAAGCCGGAGAGCAAGTATTATCAGATGGCAGTAGATATTGCTGAAAAGATTACCAAAATAGGTTTCGGAATCATTACCGGAGGCGGACCTGGGATTATGGAAGCAGGAAATAAAGGCTCTTTTAATGCTAAAGGCATATCTATTGGCCTCAATATTGATCTCCCTTTCGAACAGCATTTCAATCCTTATATCAACAAATCGTACTCCATGAATTTCGATTACTTCTTTGTAAGAAAAGTAATGTTTGTAAAATATTCTCAGGGATTCGTAGTGATGCCGGGTGGATTCGGGACCTTGGATGAGCTTACGGAAGCCTTAACCCTGATTCAGACTAAAAAAATAGGAAGATTCCCGATTGTATTAGTGGGAACGGAATTTTGGAGCGGATTATTAGATTGGTTCAAGGCAACACTTTTAAAAGAAGGAATGATTTCTGAAGGCGACCTGGATCTCTACAGGGTTGTAGATACGGCGGACGAAGCGGTCGCACATATCAAAGCTTTCTACGATAAGTATTCTGTAAACGTAAATTTCTAATTGGCATATTATTTGTGACTTATACCAAAAAAGGATGATTGTAAATCTATTATTTAAGATGAAAAAATTTTTATATATATCGGGGATTTTAACATTTTTTGTGTTAATGAGTTTTATGTATGTAGAGTTTTTCTCTTCAATGACAAAAGTGGATTATATTGAAGGAAGCAAGACATTGAAGTTTACTACAAAAATGAATACGAATCATATTTCAGATGCTATTAAAATAAACCCTAATACCGCTGGATTTGAAGCTGAAGTAAAAAAGTATGTAAATAATAATTTTGATGTGTACGTCAATGGCTCTCCTAAAACAATAACTTTTACAGGAAGTCAGGTAA harbors:
- a CDS encoding nucleotidyltransferase family protein, yielding MKALIFAAGKGTRLKPFTDHHPKALVKVNGIPLLERNINYLKGFGIQDFVINIHHFGNQIVDFLRMNDNFGCHIEISDESEELLETGGGLVFARKFLDHGEDFLIMNADILTNINIDALVTYHKKIKDFATLAVSDRESSRKLLFNDEMVLRGWLNVQTGEQRLAEFNKGFKALAFSGVHCINPSIFDKIKRTGKFSVMEEYLDLMHTEHIHGFLHDSLLIDVGRPESVTEAEKHFK
- a CDS encoding LOG family protein; amino-acid sequence: MEMNERDESLVNLEFDINETKLHNSLKQKKWDETITKDSWMVFKVMAEFVDGYEKLAKIGPCVSIFGSARLKPESKYYQMAVDIAEKITKIGFGIITGGGPGIMEAGNKGSFNAKGISIGLNIDLPFEQHFNPYINKSYSMNFDYFFVRKVMFVKYSQGFVVMPGGFGTLDELTEALTLIQTKKIGRFPIVLVGTEFWSGLLDWFKATLLKEGMISEGDLDLYRVVDTADEAVAHIKAFYDKYSVNVNF
- a CDS encoding DUF6702 family protein — translated: MKKFLYISGILTFFVLMSFMYVEFFSSMTKVDYIEGSKTLKFTTKMNTNHISDAIKINPNTAGFEAEVKKYVNNNFDVYVNGSPKTITFTGSQVSGETVWVYFEAGGISDIGNLKIKNTILLSAFPKQINLVTIAYKGKQKNMNFQRGKEVNEVSF